Genomic segment of uncultured Desulfobacter sp.:
AACGCTTTTGTACAGGATGTAAGGGTGGTGAAATTGATCCCACCAAGCGGGCATTGTCTAAGTGGAATTGCCGTGCAAATACCTCCGGGGTATCCATCAGGTCCAGCCGGTTGCCTTCAAAAGACCCGTCGAGATAAACACGGATACATTTACGTCCAAAAAAAGCTGCTAAATACCCAATATCTTATAAATGAGTCAAAAAGGCAAGGTTCTGATATTGACACATAATAATGTATGGTTAATCTTATCTTTAATACCGGGCGTTGGCCTAAAGTCTATTCACTGAATAAAAGGAGTAATTTAAATGATCGAATTAACAGATGCTGCGAAAACGCAGATCGACAATTATTTCCAGGGGCAGGAACCCTCCCCCATCCGGATTTTTCTTAACTCTGGTGGCTGAGCGGGCCCCTCTTTAGCAATGGCTCTGGATGAGCCTAAAAACAGCGACGACCTTTTTGACACCAAAGGACTCAAATTTGTAGTAGACAAAGAGTTTATGGAAAAAGCCCAAAAAATTACGGTAGATTTTAACGGTATGGGGTTCAGCCTTGATTCAGGACTTGACCTGGGCCAGGGCGGCAATTGTGGGGGCTGCTCGGGCTCCTGCGGATAGACCGGACCAACCCACAGGTTTTTCTCTTAGGAAGGCGT
This window contains:
- a CDS encoding IscA/HesB family protein; its protein translation is MIELTDAAKTQIDNYFQGQEPSPIRIFLNSGGUAGPSLAMALDEPKNSDDLFDTKGLKFVVDKEFMEKAQKITVDFNGMGFSLDSGLDLGQGGNCGGCSGSCG